DNA from Petroclostridium xylanilyticum:
CTAAGGTATCTTAGGTTTCCCTTCAATACCTCCGCTCGACTTGCATGTGTTAGGCACGCCGCCAGCGTTCGTCCTGAGCCAGGATCAAACTCTCAATATATGTTCACGGTTCACAGGTCACGGTTCACTGTTCACTGAACCTCTTCTGTCAACCCAATCTGTTCCCCGTTATATATTAATCGTTCAATTTAGCTCATAAACTATTACTAACTTACTTTATTAAGTACGCTAGGTTTACTCATTTTTTGTTCACACTTTCACTCTCACCGCTCACTTCTGTGAACTGTGAACCGTGAACTGTGAACTATAATCAACGAGAACCTCTTACGCTGTTTACTTTTCAAAGACCAATTCCTTTACCGCTCTCTCAAGCGGCGAAACTCATTATACCAAATCAAAGTTTGTTTGTCAACAACTTTTTTCTGATATTTTTTATCACTTCTTACCGAAGCGACAAATGCTATACTAACATAATCTTTTTAATCTGTCAACACCTTTTTTATTGGTATTTTTAACCGCTTTCCTTGGTGCGACTTTCATATATTAACATAATCTTTTATTCATGTCAATATATTTTTTAATATATTTTTTGTTGTTATTGCTGTTTTGCAACAGCTTTAATAATATAACACATAACTACTATTTTATTCAAATGAAACTTAATCCTATTAAATGCGATAGATTAACATTATGTAAATTTATTTACTCTATGCTATTCTTTTTTCACTTACGCTGCTTTATACATCTCTTTTGTTTAATATTGATTATAACGGTCTGAAACTTTGTCGGCTTCTATCAAAGCTTTCCAAGACGCTTCAACGTCCACATCTCTGTTGACGCTGGTCTTTGACCCAAGCTCCTTGGTGGTTACTTGGACTGGACTTGCACCAGTTAGCGAATTACGGCTCCGCCGGGCACGCCCGAAACTGCTGAAAAAATGCTTCTACTTATATTCAATTTTAGAAGCACGCAGCTATCTAATTCATAACCCTTTTAAAATGGAATTTGGATAGAAAAAATCCTCACAATCTAAAAAAGTAAAGACTGCTGACAAAATATGTATATCAGCAGCCTCAAAATTTTAATTCTTTTGATATCTATTTATTTTACATAATCTTTATTGATATTATGTAAATTACCAGATTTAGTTGGCACCTGTTTGTTCAGTTTGAGCTCCATCATTAGAAGTACTATTTACAGTATCCTCTGTTGTTCCAGCGTCCTGTTCTATTTCACTGTCTGTAGTTGTGGAATCAGATGTAGTTCCATCTACCTGAATGGCTCCCTCTACTGGAGCAGTACCTTCAGTTTGAGTAATTTCTCCAGTTGTTGTAGTTCCATCCGCTTGGGGACCTTCTTCTGTGGAAGCAATGTCAGAGTCGGAAGTGGGTTGCCCATCTTCCTCAGCTTCATCTTCAACAATTACTGTACTGCTTTCTTCATCCCAATCCACTTTTAAACCAAAGGTTTCAGCTATAAATCTTAGAGGAACAATAGTCCTGCTGTCATTGATTTCTGCAGCACAATCCAATTGAACTTCTTTTCCATCCACTGTAGCGATAGCACTATCAATTTGCAATTTAATTACCACCTGGGCAGTATTATTTGTCTCAGTGTTAGCAACTTCTTTTATAATGGTAACAGTTCTGGTTGCTTCATCCCATTCAACCTTTGCCCCCAGAGCATTTACAACAGCTCTTACAGGGATAAGAGTTCTGCCGCCCTTTATAACAGGCGGAACATCAAATTTCACATCTTTACCTCTTACGAACACACCTATCGTAGTGTCGTTGGCTTCCTTTTTCATTTTAGCAATTTCAGCAAGAATTTCTTTTCTAGCTTCTTTATTGTTTCTTACTGCTTTAAACTGCTCTTTTACTGCTTCAATTTGATCTTTCAGATCTTTTATCCGGCTTTTCAATTCTATAATTTTGGTTTTTATCTCTTCTCGGTTTTGAACTTTTATTTCTTGACCTTCATTAATATTTTCTTCAGTTGCTGTACCAGTTTCCAGAGTTTGTTCTATTTGCACCTTACCACGTCCGTTAGTGCTATTTTAGTGCTATTGCTCTTTTCATTTCCCTTTGCCATTGCAATAGATGCATTTGCAGAAATCATCGCAGTTACAATTAAAACACTTAATAGCTTCTTCATTACTAAATACCCCCTGTTTTTTATCTTTTTGTTTTGCATTATATATATTCGAATAATACAAAAGCTTTTTGGGGGTATTTTCTAAAATTTTTTGCTTTTTTGTCGCAATATATCCTTTAACTTTTTTATATCTTGAACATATATATCCTTTAGCCCCCTATTATAAATAATACTAGCTGGATGATAAAGGGGAAAAAGATAATATTCAGTGTTTGATATTGATATCAATTCCGATTCACCATGGACCTCTCCAATACTGATATCATAATCATCTGTTACGGCCCTTAATGGAACATTTCCTAAAGTCACGATATATGTAGGATTGATAATTATTATCTCTTTTAAAAGATATTCTCTATTCTGCCTGACTTCCTCCTGTGTTGCAGGTCTGTTAACAGTTCTTCCGGTTTTTGGGTTAATTTTTGAAAGCCTATATTTAATTGCATTGGTTATATAAATAGATTCTCTATCCATCTCCAGCACTTCTAAAAACTCACTGAGATTTTTTCCCGCCATCCCCACAAAAGGTTTAGATAGCCTGACTTCATCCTTACCTGGAGCTTCTCCTATTAATAACAACTGAGCATCAACATTACCGTCCCCAAAAACAATTTCCTTGTCTTCAAACTGCTCTTTGTAATTTTCATATAGCTTGCTCATTTGATCTTTTTTATCCAATTTATAACTCTCCATTCTCATCGGAAATACTTTTAATTCTTAATCTATTCTTTCCACTACTCCACATCTACTATTCACTATCCAATAATTCGAGCTTCTCCCTTACTTTTTTGAAATCCTCCCAAAAGGGAATCTTTTTAGACTCATCTCTAAGTAAGGCGGCCGGGTGAAAGGTGGGCATGAGCCAGTAACCCTTCCTCTCTATCCATTCTCCTCGTACCTTGCTAATTTGAGCCTGAGAGTCTATAATATATTTCATTGCGGTTGCTCCAAGACATACGATAATCTTTGGCTTTATTAACAGTACCTGATTCCGTAAATATTGAATACAGGTTTCCGCCTCGTCAGGAGCAGGCACTCTATTCCCTGGCGGCCTGCATTTGACAACATTGGCAATATATACATCTTCCCTTTTTAGCCCAATTGCTTCTATCGCTTTAGTCAACAGCTGTCCTGCCCTTCCTACAAAGGGTCTGCCGGTACTATCTTCATCCGCCCCCGGACCTTCTCCTACAAACATCAGTTTCGCCTTGGGATTACCTTCCCCAAAAACTACGTTATTCCTCTTCTGTGCCAAACTACATTTATGGCAATTATAACATTGTTTTTTCAAACTATCCCAATCCATCCACTCCAAGTTATCACCTCAAATACTTATACTTTACTTTTTTATTTATTATATCTATGACTATAAACTCACGTCAATCTATCAGTAAACATTATGCATATTAATTTACATAGAAAAAAGACCATAAAAAGCTAATTTACTTTTCACAGTCTTTTTAAAATTCTTAATTATCATATAGGTATATCTACATTCCTCTTCATTGAATAAGGGTGAAACTTTTGGTCTATAACTTCGAAATCATCATTTACTTTTGCTGTAGCATGGTGTAAAAAGGTATTTCTTATATAATAACGTACATCTATAAATTTAAATACCTTTTTCCCATCATCCCATACAATATGGTAGCATGGAGTAAATTCGGCAAAGAATTTCGCTATTGGAGTCTTGATCACTTTATTCATTAACTGCTGTTCCAACATCTTTAATTCTTCTAAAATCTTAACATTTCTTTTAAATACATTTTTTTCACCAACGATAATCCTTTCAGACCTTCGCACAATAAAATGCCATTTAAATAACCCTAACATGGAAGGCATAATATTTACATCTTTCTTGGTTACATCAAAATAAAGTTTAACTTTATGTCTAACACCATACAGCATAGATGCACGAATAACGATATAGGATACCAAACCAACTGACATAGCATTTGCAAGGGTACCCTCAAGTATTAGGTACAGAAAAAGAAGCAAGAAAACAATAGGGTCAAAGATAATGAAAAGCCCAAAGGCCAGCTTCTTTTTATAAAGCGGCCACAAAAATTGAACTCCATAGGAATTAAGCATATCAATTCCACTATGGGATAAACAGCCTAAAAATGACCATAACCATACATTTAAAAAAACAAATTGCTTATAAAAGGGCATCAGGCACAGGGTTATGATTCCTGCAAAAGCTGCCAGGCTCACAACCGAGTGGGATATTCCCCTATGATTTTTTAAATATACATAATCTCCCCATTTCTGCAGAACAATATCCAGATCAGGCGCCATAGAACCCAATACAGCTCCCACAAAAGCAGGATTATCCATGGACATTGGCTGTCCCCCCAATTTAGATATCCCCATACCTATTAATGCATGAGTTACTGGATCCATAACCTCACCTCACAATCTACAAAACAAAACCCGACACTTATGTCGGGTTCTTAAGCGCTTTTTACTAATTATAACATAAACTAACCAGTTTTTTTAGTGTAAATATATTACAATCCCTTATTTTAAACTTAATTTGTACCCAAAACTTTCTTCTATTAATGATATGGTCTTTTGATCATCGGCAACAAAATAGGATGCACCGTTTATCATTTTAGGTTCACCGGGAAGTTGATACATCTGTATATTGTTAGAATTAAGGGCTTTTATCATTGATAAATTTTTAGCAACGTCTGCAGCAGTAATATTTGTCTTAACATTTTCCTTAATTGCTTTAAATATGTCATTTGCTTTAGATAGATATTCCAATCTTAGTTTTTGTTCCAACAGTGCCTTTATAAATGCTTGTTGTGCCTTAATCCTGCCAATATCTCCTTCCGGATACTGTCTGTAACGTACAAACTGCTCTGCCTTTTTACCGTCTAGATGCTGCATACCTTTTTTCAGATGGATGTGTAAATCCTGAACCGGGTCATCATAGTTCATATTCACCGGTACATCAATATCAACACCACCTAATATATCAATAATATTTCTAAATCCTTTAAAATTTACTGTTACATAATAGTGTATAGGCATGCCAGTGATTTCTTTAACTTTTCTTATTGCTAATTCTTCTTTTCCTAACGTTAATGCAGCATTAATCTTCTGGTACTTATTGTTTATCTTCACCCTTGTATCTCTAGGGATGGAAAGCATATTTAATTTTTTATTTTTAGAATCCAAACTTGCTACAATCATGACATCCGAACGCGCTTCACTGCCATCAGTGCCCATGATTAAAACATTAATCTTTTTACCTAGTTGAAAAGGCTGTGTTTTATCCAGCACATCAGGCTGAGCCTTATTATTCTCAGAAGTTTGAGATTGGAATGCAAGATTTGCTGCAATAATTCCCCCTGTAACTGCAACAAAAACACTAACTATACTTAAAACAAGTATAATGTATTTTTTGACATTCATTTTTAATCATCTCCTACTTTTAAAGATAACGTGCTTAAAGCAAAATTCGTTATCTGCAACCTCACATTTCTATATAATATTACCTCTAATAAATAAAAGATTCAACAGAAAAATACCCTTTTAAATAAATTATTTTATTACCAGCCTGACACCAATTAACATAAAAACAATCCCTAGTATTTTTAGTATTCCAATGGGTGAACGAGGTACTCCAAACATTCCAAAATGATCTATTAACACACCAATTATTAGTTGGACTGCAACAAAAATGGATAGCGTTGTACCCGTGCCCAAAACCGGAATCACTTGAATAGTAAATAATACTATTACAACCCCTAAAAGTCCTCCTATCCAGTAAATAGGATGTACTTTTATTATACTTGCATAAGCACCTAAATTTCTATAGAATATGTTAATTAAAAATAATACCACTGTTCCGGTCAGGAAGCTATGTAACGCAGCAACTCTTGGTGACACTACTTTCCCCAGACCGGCATTAACGGGTGGTTGAACTGCTAAAAATATGCCTACTGTTACTGCAAGAGCGATCGCATTAAACTTACTCATTCTACTCCTCTTTTCCTGTTAATATAATACAAAATGCTGCAATATTAAAAAAACTGTAGCTATATTAGCTACAGTTTTTGTGGTGGAGGGGGATGGATTCGAACCATCGAAGCTGTGAAGCAACAGATTTACAGTCTGCCCCCTTTGGCCACTCGGGAACCCCTCCAGATAGATGGAGCTGGCGAACGGAATCGAACCATCAACCTGCTGATTACAAGTCAGCTGCTCTGCCTATTGAGCTACGCCAGCACACATATTTATTTATATCTAATCTAATTTATGGTGGGCACAATAGGGCTCGAACCTATGACCCCCTGCTTGTAAGGCAGGTGCTCTCCCAGCTGAGCTATGCGCCCATAAAATTATGCTGCTTATACTGCGAGAAATATAATAGCACATCTCAAAACTTTA
Protein-coding regions in this window:
- a CDS encoding copper amine oxidase N-terminal domain-containing protein: MQIEQTLETGTATEENINEGQEIKVQNREEIKTKIIELKSRIKDLKDQIEAVKEQFKAVRNNKEARKEILAEIAKMKKEANDTTIGVFVRGKDVKFDVPPVIKGGRTLIPVRAVVNALGAKVEWDEATRTVTIIKEVANTETNNTAQVVIKLQIDSAIATVDGKEVQLDCAAEINDSRTIVPLRFIAETFGLKVDWDEESSTVIVEDEAEEDGQPTSDSDIASTEEGPQADGTTTTGEITQTEGTAPVEGAIQVDGTTSDSTTTDSEIEQDAGTTEDTVNSTSNDGAQTEQTGAN
- a CDS encoding uracil-DNA glycosylase, translated to MDWDSLKKQCYNCHKCSLAQKRNNVVFGEGNPKAKLMFVGEGPGADEDSTGRPFVGRAGQLLTKAIEAIGLKREDVYIANVVKCRPPGNRVPAPDEAETCIQYLRNQVLLIKPKIIVCLGATAMKYIIDSQAQISKVRGEWIERKGYWLMPTFHPAALLRDESKKIPFWEDFKKVREKLELLDSE
- a CDS encoding LCP family protein, with amino-acid sequence MNVKKYIILVLSIVSVFVAVTGGIIAANLAFQSQTSENNKAQPDVLDKTQPFQLGKKINVLIMGTDGSEARSDVMIVASLDSKNKKLNMLSIPRDTRVKINNKYQKINAALTLGKEELAIRKVKEITGMPIHYYVTVNFKGFRNIIDILGGVDIDVPVNMNYDDPVQDLHIHLKKGMQHLDGKKAEQFVRYRQYPEGDIGRIKAQQAFIKALLEQKLRLEYLSKANDIFKAIKENVKTNITAADVAKNLSMIKALNSNNIQMYQLPGEPKMINGASYFVADDQKTISLIEESFGYKLSLK
- a CDS encoding metal-dependent hydrolase translates to MDPVTHALIGMGISKLGGQPMSMDNPAFVGAVLGSMAPDLDIVLQKWGDYVYLKNHRGISHSVVSLAAFAGIITLCLMPFYKQFVFLNVWLWSFLGCLSHSGIDMLNSYGVQFLWPLYKKKLAFGLFIIFDPIVFLLLFLYLILEGTLANAMSVGLVSYIVIRASMLYGVRHKVKLYFDVTKKDVNIMPSMLGLFKWHFIVRRSERIIVGEKNVFKRNVKILEELKMLEQQLMNKVIKTPIAKFFAEFTPCYHIVWDDGKKVFKFIDVRYYIRNTFLHHATAKVNDDFEVIDQKFHPYSMKRNVDIPI
- a CDS encoding uracil-DNA glycosylase encodes the protein MDKKDQMSKLYENYKEQFEDKEIVFGDGNVDAQLLLIGEAPGKDEVRLSKPFVGMAGKNLSEFLEVLEMDRESIYITNAIKYRLSKINPKTGRTVNRPATQEEVRQNREYLLKEIIIINPTYIVTLGNVPLRAVTDDYDISIGEVHGESELISISNTEYYLFPLYHPASIIYNRGLKDIYVQDIKKLKDILRQKSKKF
- a CDS encoding DMT family transporter encodes the protein MSKFNAIALAVTVGIFLAVQPPVNAGLGKVVSPRVAALHSFLTGTVVLFLINIFYRNLGAYASIIKVHPIYWIGGLLGVVIVLFTIQVIPVLGTGTTLSIFVAVQLIIGVLIDHFGMFGVPRSPIGILKILGIVFMLIGVRLVIK